In Mycolicibacterium phocaicum, one DNA window encodes the following:
- a CDS encoding site-2 protease family protein: protein MTMPVRRAVRPSPVFWAIVALTVAGGALAWFCGAQVRPLAYAGVFVFVIAGWTVSLCLHEFGHAYTAWRFGDRDVELRGYLTLNPAKYASPLLSLGLPALFIALGGIGLPGGAVYVRTEYMTPRQRTLVSLAGPFANLVLAVLLLVATAVLFDTDHPVFWAGLAFLGFLQVTALFLNMLPIPGLDGYGALEPHLSADTQRALLPARQWGFLILMLLLIVPELNRVFFNVVYSAVSLTGVPPRLAMIGSALTRFWSAW from the coding sequence ATGACCATGCCTGTGCGGCGCGCCGTCCGTCCCAGCCCCGTCTTCTGGGCCATCGTGGCCCTGACCGTCGCCGGCGGCGCCCTGGCCTGGTTCTGCGGCGCCCAGGTGCGGCCGCTGGCCTACGCCGGCGTCTTCGTCTTCGTCATCGCGGGCTGGACCGTCTCGCTGTGCCTGCACGAATTCGGCCACGCCTACACAGCCTGGCGGTTCGGTGACCGCGACGTCGAGCTGCGTGGCTATCTGACGCTGAACCCCGCGAAGTACGCCAGCCCGCTGCTGTCGCTGGGCCTGCCTGCGCTGTTCATCGCCCTCGGCGGCATCGGCCTGCCCGGCGGCGCGGTGTACGTGCGCACCGAGTACATGACGCCGCGGCAGCGCACCCTCGTCAGCCTGGCCGGACCGTTCGCCAACCTGGTGCTCGCCGTCCTCCTGCTGGTCGCGACGGCGGTGCTGTTCGACACCGACCATCCGGTGTTCTGGGCTGGGCTGGCCTTTCTGGGATTCCTGCAGGTGACGGCGCTGTTCCTGAACATGCTGCCCATCCCGGGTCTGGACGGCTACGGCGCGCTGGAACCGCACCTGAGCGCCGACACGCAGCGCGCACTGCTGCCCGCCCGGCAGTGGGGCTTCCTGATCCTGATGCTGCTGCTGATCGTCCCCGAACTGAACCGCGTGTTCTTCAACGTCGTCTACTCCGCCGTCAGCCTCACCGGCGTGCCGCCGCGCCTGGCGATGATCGGCAGCGCCCTCACCCGCTTCTGGTCCGCCTGGTAG
- a CDS encoding cation diffusion facilitator family transporter, with protein sequence MGAGHDHNHGSNARASRMIIAAAVLSVFFVIELTTALLINSIALLADAGHMLTDLVAMFMGLGAVLLARRGSTSAARTYGWHRAEVFTAVANAVLLMGVAAFILYEAVERIGNAPEIPGVPMIVVALAGLLANLVVVLLLRSDADSSLAVKGAYMEVVADTVGSIGVLIAGIVNVTTGWPYADVVVAVLVALWVLPRAIALARAALRILSESSPSHIDVDELRAALAAVDGVTDVHDLHVWTLVPGKDMATAHLTSSADSARVLESARAVLSARGLDHATVQVEPPEADGCHCEAD encoded by the coding sequence ATGGGTGCCGGACACGATCACAACCACGGCTCGAACGCGCGCGCCAGCCGCATGATCATCGCCGCGGCCGTGCTCAGCGTCTTCTTCGTCATCGAGCTGACCACGGCGCTGCTGATCAACTCGATCGCGCTGTTGGCCGACGCCGGCCACATGCTGACCGACCTGGTCGCGATGTTCATGGGCCTCGGCGCCGTCCTGCTGGCCCGCCGCGGGTCGACGTCCGCCGCCCGCACCTACGGCTGGCACCGCGCCGAGGTCTTCACCGCGGTCGCCAATGCCGTCCTGCTGATGGGCGTCGCGGCGTTCATCCTCTACGAGGCCGTCGAGCGCATCGGCAACGCGCCGGAGATTCCCGGTGTGCCGATGATCGTCGTCGCCCTCGCGGGACTACTCGCCAACCTCGTCGTGGTGCTCCTGCTGCGCTCCGACGCCGACAGCAGCCTCGCCGTCAAGGGCGCCTACATGGAGGTCGTCGCCGACACTGTCGGCAGCATCGGCGTACTGATCGCGGGCATCGTCAACGTCACCACCGGCTGGCCGTACGCCGACGTCGTCGTCGCCGTCCTGGTCGCGCTGTGGGTGCTGCCACGTGCCATCGCGCTGGCCCGCGCCGCGCTGCGCATCCTGTCCGAGTCCTCCCCCAGCCACATCGACGTCGACGAACTGCGCGCCGCACTGGCCGCCGTCGACGGCGTCACCGATGTGCACGACCTGCACGTGTGGACCCTGGTGCCCGGCAAGGACATGGCCACCGCGCATCTGACGTCCAGCGCGGACTCCGCCCGCGTGCTGGAATCGGCGCGCGCCGTGCTGTCCGCTCGCGGACTCGACCACGCGACCGTCCAGGTGGAGCCGCCGGAGGCCGACGGCTGCCACTGCGAAGCGGACTAG
- a CDS encoding DUF3151 domain-containing protein, translated as MTRMGDLLGPDPVLLPANFEAEDALAAGKSATDVAAAHPTASVAWAALAEAALADGQTITAYAYARTGYHRGLDQLRRNGWKGFGPVPFAHEPNQGFLRCVAVLAKAAESIGEQDEYLRCLDLLDDCDPAARGELGL; from the coding sequence ATGACGCGAATGGGTGATCTGCTGGGTCCGGATCCGGTGTTGCTGCCTGCCAACTTCGAGGCCGAGGACGCTCTCGCCGCGGGTAAATCTGCGACCGACGTTGCTGCGGCGCACCCGACGGCCTCTGTCGCGTGGGCCGCCCTGGCCGAGGCCGCGCTGGCCGACGGCCAGACGATCACCGCCTACGCCTACGCCCGGACCGGTTACCACCGCGGGCTGGACCAGCTGCGCCGCAACGGCTGGAAGGGCTTCGGCCCGGTGCCGTTCGCACACGAACCGAACCAGGGCTTCCTGCGCTGCGTGGCGGTGCTGGCGAAGGCCGCGGAATCGATCGGCGAGCAGGACGAGTACCTGCGCTGCCTGGACCTGCTGGACGACTGCGATCCGGCGGCCCGTGGCGAGCTGGGTCTCTAA
- a CDS encoding alcohol dehydrogenase catalytic domain-containing protein produces MATHRAVHVAQADGPLALTDVDTVSPPRDHVRIAVAACGVCGTDREFHAGHFPGLSWPITLGHEIAGTVAELGDGVEDFAVGDRVAVGWFGGNCNRCVPCRQGHFMQCVRMEVPSWHYPGGYAESVTAPATALARIPDGFSFAEAAPMGCAGVTTFNGLRKTRAKAGDLVAVIGIGGLGHLGVQFSRAMGFETVAIARGPEREAAAKELGAQHYIDSTAADVAAELQRLGGAVVVLATAASATAMAATVAGLAPEGQLVTVGVTPEPLPISPLDLINGGFSVIGHPSGTARDIEETLHFAALTGVRAVIEERPLAQAAEAFERMNSGHARYRMVLTV; encoded by the coding sequence ATGGCCACTCACAGGGCAGTTCACGTTGCGCAGGCCGACGGGCCGCTCGCACTGACGGACGTCGACACCGTCTCGCCGCCGCGCGATCACGTCCGCATCGCGGTCGCCGCGTGCGGGGTGTGTGGCACCGACCGGGAGTTCCACGCGGGGCACTTCCCGGGACTCTCGTGGCCGATCACCCTCGGCCACGAGATCGCGGGCACCGTCGCCGAACTGGGCGACGGCGTCGAGGATTTCGCCGTCGGTGATCGCGTTGCGGTGGGCTGGTTCGGTGGCAACTGCAACCGCTGCGTGCCGTGCCGCCAGGGTCATTTCATGCAGTGCGTCCGCATGGAAGTGCCGAGCTGGCACTATCCCGGTGGCTACGCCGAATCGGTCACGGCGCCCGCGACCGCACTGGCCCGAATCCCGGACGGATTCTCGTTCGCCGAGGCGGCCCCGATGGGCTGCGCGGGCGTGACGACGTTCAACGGCCTGCGCAAGACGCGCGCCAAGGCCGGCGACCTGGTCGCGGTGATCGGCATCGGTGGCCTGGGCCACCTGGGCGTGCAGTTCTCCCGGGCCATGGGCTTCGAGACCGTCGCGATCGCCCGCGGTCCCGAGCGCGAAGCCGCGGCCAAGGAACTCGGCGCCCAGCACTACATCGATTCGACCGCCGCGGACGTCGCCGCCGAACTGCAGCGTCTCGGCGGGGCAGTCGTGGTGCTCGCGACCGCCGCGAGCGCGACGGCGATGGCCGCGACCGTTGCTGGTCTCGCACCGGAGGGGCAACTCGTGACGGTCGGCGTAACGCCCGAGCCACTGCCGATCAGCCCGCTCGATCTCATCAACGGCGGTTTCTCGGTGATCGGGCATCCGTCGGGCACCGCGCGCGATATCGAGGAGACCTTGCACTTCGCCGCGCTGACGGGCGTGCGGGCCGTCATCGAGGAACGGCCGCTCGCGCAGGCCGCCGAGGCCTTCGAGCGGATGAACAGCGGGCACGCGCGTTACCGGATGGTCTTGACCGTCTGA
- a CDS encoding peptidase M50, whose translation MTAREVSGRVVALVFGDRRTPRALADLTALQVPPDGAPTIPDGTVRIIVVGDHADLSATLARLLRDDRLDVEVGFVPPLTRGGLGAARRARDGVAQRVPLIRDETGAVIVRSARWLPSGGDAITGEAVVDDTVLFDGQSAGVVIEPLAGMPGLRARALGAGRSGPGRGWVAGRAAQLGSTGVLVERDGVAAARPTRRSAFYRHIQGWLRVG comes from the coding sequence TTGACCGCCAGAGAGGTTTCCGGCCGGGTCGTGGCGCTGGTCTTCGGCGACCGCCGGACACCCCGCGCACTGGCGGATCTGACGGCTCTCCAGGTGCCCCCGGACGGCGCTCCGACGATCCCCGACGGCACGGTCCGGATCATCGTCGTCGGCGACCACGCCGACCTGTCGGCCACCCTGGCCCGGTTGCTCCGCGACGACCGGCTCGACGTCGAGGTCGGCTTCGTCCCACCCCTGACCCGCGGCGGGCTGGGTGCCGCACGGCGCGCCAGAGACGGTGTCGCCCAACGTGTTCCACTGATCCGCGACGAGACCGGCGCGGTGATCGTCCGGTCCGCGCGCTGGTTGCCGTCGGGCGGCGACGCCATCACCGGAGAGGCCGTCGTCGACGACACGGTGCTGTTCGACGGACAGTCGGCGGGTGTCGTGATCGAGCCTTTGGCCGGCATGCCGGGGCTGCGTGCCCGGGCCCTCGGGGCCGGACGTTCGGGACCCGGACGGGGCTGGGTCGCCGGCCGCGCGGCGCAGCTCGGCAGCACCGGAGTTTTGGTTGAGCGCGACGGCGTGGCGGCCGCCCGTCCGACGCGCCGGTCGGCGTTTTACCGCCACATCCAGGGTTGGCTGCGGGTCGGCTAG
- the fbaA gene encoding class II fructose-bisphosphate aldolase, whose product MPIATPEVYAEMLARAKEHSFAFPAINCTSSETINAAIKGFADAGSDGIIQFSTGGAEFGSGLGIKDMVTGSVALAEFAHVVAAKYDITVALHTDHCPKDKLDGFVRPLLAISAERVARGENPLFQSHMWDGSAVPIDENLQIAQELLKLTSAANIILEVEIGVVGGEEDGVEAEINEKLYTSSEDFEKTIDALGSGENGKYLLAATFGNVHGVYKPGNVKLKPEVLAEGQKVAAAKLGLPAGSKPFDFVFHGGSGSLKSEIEDSLRYGVVKMNVDTDTQYAFTRPVAAHMFTNYDGVLKIDGEVGNKKVYDPRSYLKKAEASMTQRVIEACNDLHSTGRSVSAGMSS is encoded by the coding sequence ATGCCCATCGCCACGCCCGAGGTCTACGCGGAGATGCTGGCCCGCGCCAAGGAGCACTCCTTCGCGTTCCCGGCCATCAACTGCACGTCGTCGGAAACCATCAACGCGGCGATCAAAGGTTTCGCCGACGCGGGTAGCGACGGCATCATCCAATTCTCCACGGGCGGTGCCGAATTCGGCTCCGGTCTCGGTATCAAGGACATGGTGACCGGCTCGGTCGCGCTGGCCGAGTTCGCCCACGTCGTCGCCGCCAAGTACGACATCACCGTCGCGCTGCACACCGACCACTGCCCCAAGGACAAGCTCGACGGCTTCGTCCGGCCGCTGCTGGCCATCTCGGCCGAGCGCGTCGCCCGCGGCGAGAACCCGCTCTTCCAGTCGCACATGTGGGACGGCTCCGCGGTGCCGATCGACGAGAACCTGCAGATCGCGCAGGAGCTGCTGAAGCTGACGTCGGCCGCGAACATCATCCTCGAGGTCGAGATCGGCGTCGTCGGCGGTGAAGAGGACGGCGTCGAGGCTGAGATCAACGAGAAGCTGTACACCAGCTCCGAAGACTTCGAGAAGACCATCGACGCGCTGGGCTCCGGTGAGAACGGCAAGTACCTGCTCGCCGCCACCTTCGGCAACGTGCACGGGGTCTACAAGCCGGGCAACGTCAAGCTCAAGCCCGAGGTACTGGCCGAGGGGCAGAAGGTGGCCGCCGCCAAGCTCGGTCTGCCGGCGGGCTCCAAGCCGTTCGACTTCGTGTTCCATGGCGGTTCGGGCTCGCTGAAGTCGGAGATCGAGGACTCGCTGCGCTACGGCGTCGTCAAGATGAACGTCGACACCGACACCCAGTACGCGTTCACCCGCCCCGTCGCCGCGCACATGTTCACCAACTACGACGGCGTCCTGAAGATCGACGGCGAGGTCGGTAACAAGAAGGTCTACGACCCGCGCAGCTACCTGAAGAAGGCCGAGGCGTCCATGACGCAGCGTGTCATCGAGGCGTGCAACGACCTGCACAGCACGGGCCGCAGCGTCTCCGCGGGGATGTCCAGCTAG
- a CDS encoding DedA family protein, whose translation MTTTISAMPGFLDPMTLIGYFGTWALVGLLVVIFIESGVLFPVLPGDSLLFVAGLFAAKLAAGTADDKMQEANFQLWQLLVFIPIAAVLGGLVGYFVGRFIGVEMFKPDARFLKQKYLDEAHAFFERRGPFAIVIARFVPIVRTLAPLTAGAAKMNFAVFTIYTVLGAVVWGVGLTLLGYWLGQFAIIQKLIEPIFIVIVVASVTPMIWHWYQRRKAAASQG comes from the coding sequence ATGACGACCACCATCTCCGCCATGCCGGGTTTCCTGGACCCGATGACGCTGATCGGCTACTTCGGGACATGGGCGCTGGTCGGGTTGCTGGTGGTCATCTTCATCGAGTCCGGCGTGCTGTTCCCGGTGCTGCCCGGCGACTCCCTGCTCTTCGTCGCCGGCCTGTTCGCCGCCAAACTGGCCGCCGGCACCGCCGATGACAAGATGCAGGAGGCCAACTTCCAGCTCTGGCAGCTGCTCGTGTTCATCCCGATCGCAGCAGTTCTGGGTGGCCTCGTCGGCTATTTCGTCGGCCGGTTCATCGGCGTCGAGATGTTCAAGCCCGATGCGCGGTTCCTCAAGCAGAAGTATCTCGACGAGGCGCACGCCTTCTTCGAGCGGCGCGGTCCCTTCGCGATCGTCATCGCCCGGTTCGTGCCGATCGTGCGCACGCTGGCACCGCTGACGGCCGGGGCGGCAAAGATGAATTTCGCCGTGTTCACCATTTACACCGTCCTCGGTGCTGTGGTGTGGGGCGTCGGGCTGACACTGCTCGGCTACTGGCTGGGCCAGTTCGCCATCATTCAGAAGCTCATCGAGCCGATCTTCATCGTCATCGTCGTCGCGTCGGTGACGCCGATGATCTGGCACTGGTACCAGCGCCGCAAGGCCGCCGCCTCGCAAGGCTGA